CCTGAGAAGTTGCGGGACCGCATCGGCGTCGTAGACGAGCTGCCTTCAATTCGCATTGGGAGCACTTCGGACTCGGCCCACAAGTTTCCGACGATCCCCGCGGCGCCGTTGACGGGATAGCCGTACTGTTCGATCAGCCTGGCCATGCCGTACCGCATGCGCCCAGGGCCGTCTACAGATGTCCAATCTGCGTGCGTCGATGTCGAGGTTTCCAGCGCGGATTCAGGCGACCCTTCAACCTCCTCATCAGAGCCGAGGGCCCCCCAGGTGCGCGGGCCGACGACACCATCCTGGTCGAGCCCGCAACTAGCCTGGAAGCTGACCACAGCCTGCTCCGTCTGGTCCCCGAAGATGCCGTCGATCTGTCCAGAGTCGAAGCCCCGGTCAACGAGAAGTTGTTGGAGTTCGCGTACGTCGTCACCGCGATCCCCGTATCTCAAGCTCCGTCGGATGCTCAATTCTAGGTCCTATCACTCGCCGACGCCGCCGAGCGGTCCAAGCCGGAACTCCGGTCGTGATCGACCATGCTTCCGTGACTTCTCCGAGTACGACCAGACGAGCGGACCGGCCCCTCGACGCCCAGTTAGATCACGACGTCTCGAGAGCCAGTCTTGCACCCCTTCCCGCAGTTGGGCCACCTGTGGCCGCCAAAGCATTACGCCGCAGGCAAGACGCCCTCGGCCGATGCCCCCCCCCCATCGAGTTCGAGACCATCATGACCGCGCCAGCCACTTAGGCTGCGTGACCCAACTTGTCACCTGATCGTGCAGCAGACCCGGGTGCTCGTCGGAACGGCTTCCATCCGACTATGCGCTTCACGCGGTGAATACGTTGATCACGCAGGCAGGCGGGATACGGTGATAGGCGATGTTGAACATGGCGTGCCGACGTGTCCCGCCCCCAATTACGGCGAGCCTGTATTCGAACACATCGGCATTAGCAAGCAGCGCTGGCCCCGGCACTCGATCAATCCACGCCAAGCGATAAGTGCTCCGATGCGGAATTGCCCCGACCACATACAAGTCGCGCATGGAGCCGATGGACATTTGCACCTGCAGTGGGTTCCAGCCCGCGCCCATCAGAGTCCGCGGGCGCCAGTCCGGCGCCTTGGCGGCATCCATCTTCGGGGTCTTGACCTGTGCCAGATATCCGCCACAGTTGCGGCAAACGAGGTCAAGGGATGGGAAGCTTCCCGCCAGCTGACTCAACTTGCGGGCGCGACACACCTGGCAATCGACGAGTTTCGCAACCTGCTTTTCGCCCCATTCGCCGCGCACTTGGTTCTCAGTAGGCACCAACTTCCCCCGTTCCGTTGACTCGAGGCAGAGTAGCGGTCGGCTGCAGCCATCAGTCGCCGATCTGCGCCTGAAGGAACGATCAGCTGACGCTCTCAGGCAGAGAGCTACGGCGCCGAGATGGGTGCGTCGACAGCCTGGGGTTGGCCTTGTGCGTCGACTGAATAGGCTTCAACGTGCTGATAGTTCGGAATGCCAAATGCCTGTGCAAGGCGCCCGAGCGGTGACTCGTGGTTTCTACTCCTCGCAGAGCCCGACGAATGCCCCTAGCTGGAGCAGTCCGGTGGTGGACGTCGGCAAGAATTGCGTCAAGCGACCGCTGCGAACGAGGACAGCCAGCCACTGCCCCCGCGAGATCGCGACGTTGACACGGTTGCGGTCGAGCAGGAAGTCAATGCCACGCGGTACGTCGGCGATCGACGATGCAGTCATCGAGACGATAACGACGGCGGCTTCTCGGCCCTGGAACTTGTCGACCGTGCCGACCAGCACCTCGGCGAACCCACGCTCGTCCAGCGCCCGGCGGACCGCGTGAACCTGGGCGTTGTAGGGCGCGACTACGAGGAAGTCCTCGGCGGTCAGCGGCCGCGTGCCCTCGAAGAAGTCGGGCGCAGTCCACGGCGTACCGATCAAGCTCTCGACCTGGCGGACCACCTCGTCGGCTTCCGCGATCGACTCGACGGAGCAGTCCTGGTGGTCGAGACGTACGACGCGCAGGCCGGGCTCCACGCCTGCTAGATCGCGTGCGGCCGTGCGAGGGTGCGCTCGGAGCCGGCCCTCGTACGAGAGCTTCGAGTCCTTCTCGGCCAGGTTGGGGTGCATGCGCCAGGTGAGGTCGAGGAAGTAGCCGAAGTCCTCAGGCAGCGTTGCGTGCTCACCGATTAGCCATCCCAACGCCGAGTCGTTGACGGGCTCGGGGTGGATGCCCTGGCTGACCTGTGGCAGTTGCTGAGGGTCACCGAGCAGGAGCAGCCTCTTCACTGCCACCGAAACGGCGAGCGTGTGAGCGAGCGAGAACTGACCGGCCTCGTCAATGACCAGGAGATCCAGCGAGTCCCGGTCGATCCGCTTGGTGTTGACGAAGTCCCACGCGGTGCCGCCGACCACGCAGCCGGTGCTGTTCTCATCGAGGAACTTCGCGTAGCCACTGTCCCTAATCCCGGTCCAGGCGCGGGACGCGCCTACGTCGCCGACCTTCTTGGCGACCACCGAGCCGGGCAGCCCGGCCTGCACGATCGCGTCGAGCATGTGCTCCACCACTGCGTGGCCCTGGGCGACCACCCCGACCTTCCAGCCATGGTCGCGCACCAGCCGCGCCACGACGTGAGACCCGACGTACGTCTTGCCGGCGCCCGGCGGCCCCTGGATGGCGACGTACGAGCGGTCCAGGGCGCGGACAGCGTCGAAGATGTCGCCGACCGAATCCCCACCGCGCGGCATTCCTCCTCCACTGAGGCGGGGTGGAGTGCGGCGAAGGACGTCGAGTCCGGGCTGTGGGTGTAGTCCGCGCGCGAGAACCGCCTCGGCCAGCTCCTGGACGGCCGCGTCGATGCCACCAGTGCCCGGCGGCGGCCCGGGAACGACCGCGTCGGGAAGCTGGTCGTAGGGCGCGCAGTCCTTTGTCAGCGTCTCGTCGACGACCAGGACGTCGCGGCCGTCGAGGTCGCGCCCACGAGAGACGATCACGACGCCGCTCCGCGAGCAGCCCAGCGATGCGTTGGACGGCACGTCGTGCGCTCCATCTGCGGGGTTCGCGTAAACGGTGCTCACCTGGTCGCCGTCGTGCACCACGCTGCCCGCACCCCAATGGCCGACCAGGCGCACGTGTCGATGGGGACTCGACCGCGGGGTCGGCTTCGCCCAGTCCTTGATCACCTCGGCGGACTCCGCCACGAAGACGTCGCGCTCATCGCGCCAGTCGGTCAGCGCCGAGGACAACCGGTCGAAGTGAGCCCACCAGAACGGCTTGTGCTCACGCCGGTTGTAGCCGATCGCCGCGGCCAGCAGGGCCCGCGCCTGCTCGTCCGGGGTGCGCCCCGTCTCGGGCA
This genomic interval from Nocardioides euryhalodurans contains the following:
- a CDS encoding TM0106 family RecB-like putative nuclease, which codes for MIVSNDDILWSASDLTKAAECEFSLLRQLDVKLGRIPVPEAADDPLMDRIAEIGLDHEARELARLSKGLTSYDVATGGGVCLIEYPKPYAPALLAERRDETLAALEAGADLVCQAAFFDGSFHGFADFLIRDDNAYRVCDAKLSRHERPKALLQLAAYADQLTAAGIPLTDDVELLLGNGRQVRFPLRDLAPVFRERRRRLLDLLHGHQAAESPAKWGMPGVLACGRCDVCSEEVADANDLLLVAGMRMTQRRKLMDAGITTMDQLAAATSSVDGMSASTFTTLHAQAALQVAGGTEGAPVTADVFCPDHLAVIPAPSPGDLFFDFEGDPMWNDGNPDWWGLEYLFGVSEVPEPGAESPFTPFWAHDRAQEKQALEDFIEFVRVRREKYPDLHIYHYAAYEKSALLRLAAKHATCEAAVDELLSAGVLVDLYGVVRGAIRVSAPSYSIKKLEPLYMGDDLREGNVTDAAASIVEYHAFCQARDNGDAEVAAKLLAEIRDYNRYDCESTRRLRDWLLERAAEHGVTPRAAEVAQTKPSELELTPLEVQLREGLPETGRTPDEQARALLAAAIGYNRREHKPFWWAHFDRLSSALTDWRDERDVFVAESAEVIKDWAKPTPRSSPHRHVRLVGHWGAGSVVHDGDQVSTVYANPADGAHDVPSNASLGCSRSGVVIVSRGRDLDGRDVLVVDETLTKDCAPYDQLPDAVVPGPPPGTGGIDAAVQELAEAVLARGLHPQPGLDVLRRTPPRLSGGGMPRGGDSVGDIFDAVRALDRSYVAIQGPPGAGKTYVGSHVVARLVRDHGWKVGVVAQGHAVVEHMLDAIVQAGLPGSVVAKKVGDVGASRAWTGIRDSGYAKFLDENSTGCVVGGTAWDFVNTKRIDRDSLDLLVIDEAGQFSLAHTLAVSVAVKRLLLLGDPQQLPQVSQGIHPEPVNDSALGWLIGEHATLPEDFGYFLDLTWRMHPNLAEKDSKLSYEGRLRAHPRTAARDLAGVEPGLRVVRLDHQDCSVESIAEADEVVRQVESLIGTPWTAPDFFEGTRPLTAEDFLVVAPYNAQVHAVRRALDERGFAEVLVGTVDKFQGREAAVVIVSMTASSIADVPRGIDFLLDRNRVNVAISRGQWLAVLVRSGRLTQFLPTSTTGLLQLGAFVGLCEE
- a CDS encoding phage tail tip lysozyme codes for the protein MSIRRSLRYGDRGDDVRELQQLLVDRGFDSGQIDGIFGDQTEQAVVSFQASCGLDQDGVVGPRTWGALGSDEEVEGSPESALETSTSTHADWTSVDGPGRMRYGMARLIEQYGYPVNGAAGIVGNLWAESEVLPMRIEGSSSTTPMRSRNFSGATVDFTATEIMGRDRGAQVGPALPGVGLAQWTSGGRRGGLFQHEYQGQTLGAEILFDMDAQIDYLVHELRNQYLHVHAVLAHEDVSVENACDEVLYNFEVPGSVLDQATKLPRTDPRVQRVFQARRIHARAAVQYYEEH